Proteins encoded by one window of Seriola aureovittata isolate HTS-2021-v1 ecotype China chromosome 4, ASM2101889v1, whole genome shotgun sequence:
- the ap2m1b gene encoding AP-2 complex subunit mu-B isoform X2, producing the protein MLFEFLYKMIDVMMAYFSKITEVNVKNNLDLIYELLDEILDFGYPQNSGDRSSENLHHSAGHQEPGQVLSALVSGLVLMKHYPSRMPECKFEMNDKIVMDRQGKGGSSEDTGKRYRTTKDIILPLQSRPSGLRGGSDKTEGQGRHQVQLQVLTAGSEDGGTTSNLGGWKKKPTQRNQQL; encoded by the exons ATGCTGTTCGAATTCCTCTACAAGATGATTGACGTGATGATGGCATACTTCAGTAAAATCACTGAAGTGAACGTCAAGAACAACTTGGACCTGATCTACGAGCTGCTGGACG AGATTCTGGACTTTGGTTATCCTCAGAACTCGGGAGACAGGAGCTCTGAAAACCTTCATCACTCAGCAGGGCATCAAGAGCCAG gtcAGGTGCTCAGCGCTCTCGTCTCAGGGCTGGTGCTGATGAAGCATTACCCGAGCAGGATGCCTGAATGTAAATTTGAGATGAATGACAAGATAGTCATGGACAGGCAGGGGAAAGGAGGAAGCTCTGAGGACACCGgcaagag GTACCGAACCACCAAAGACATCATCCTTCCCCTTCAGAGTCGTCCCTCTGGTCTGAGAGGTGGGTCGGACAAAACTGAAGGTCAAGGTCGTCATCAAGTCCAACTTCAAGTCCTCACTGCTGGCTCAGAAGATGGAGGTACGACCAGCAACCTCGGAGGCTGGAAAAAGAAGCCAACACAGAGGAACCAACAGCTGTAG
- the LOC130167432 gene encoding segment polarity protein dishevelled homolog DVL-3, producing MGDSMAEGTRVIYHLEDQETPYLIRINVPSQRVTLADFKQVLNKPNAKFFFKSVDDDFGVVKEEISDDDARLPCVNGRVVCWVVSSDTCQSDFRGSDIQSVVTSTSLAPPRTERTGGIGDSRPPSFHAAAISSHDEPQGSEVKPVASLTDRRERDASEQGERLNGNAHQPADQNGARPTGAGDSSSTQQSSELETTSFCSSEEDSGGRFSQSTEQSSSSPRLVRRQRRRHRKPKTQRMERSASFSSVTDSTMSLNIITVTLNMEKYNFLGISIVGQSNDRGDGGIYIGSIMKGGAVAADGRIEPGDMLLQVNDINFENMSNDDAVRVLREVVHKPGPVTLTVAKCWDPNPRGCFTLPRSEPVRPIDPAAWVSHTAAMTGRLLPHYGVHEENHLTIHSNITAVVKAMANPESGLEVRDRMWLKITIPNAFIGSDVVDWLHRNVEGFTDRREARKYAGNLLKAGYIRHTVNKVTFSEQCYYVFGDLCGDLGVMSLLDHEGGSNQGGGGPDSDPLAPASGAQWPPAFPYQYPVPHPYSSPHPLHKLPAWVGGGEGSQQSEGSHSSGSNCSDSPKEEGGGSQSEPTKQPGTESPCDNSNQQPPTSISGLQGNNDSKDPPLAPSPSPGQRQDLSSVPPEISASRQSFHLAMGNPSDFFVDVM from the exons ATGGGAGACAGCATGGCGGAGGGGACCCGGGTCATCTATCACTTGGAGGACCAGGAGACCCCCTACCTGATCCGGATCAACGTGCCCTCGCAGCGCGTCACCCTGGCAGACTTCAAACAGGTCCTGAACAAACCCAACGCCAAATTCTTCTTTAAGTCCGTGGACGATGACTTCGG GGTGGTGAAAGAGGagatcagtgatgatgatgccagATTGCCCTGTGTGAACGGACGGGTCGTCTGCTGg gtGGTGTCCTCAGATACCTGTCAGTCAGATTTCAGGGGGTCAGATATCCAGTCAGTGGTCACGTCCACCAGCCTGGCCCCGCCCCGCACTGAGAGGACAGGTGGGATTGGAGACTCTAGACCTCCGTCGTTCCA TGCTGCAGCTATCAGCAGCCACGATGAAcctcaggggtcagaggtcaaacctGTTGCGTCACtaacagacaggagagagagagacgccaGTGAGCAAG gtgaGCGTCTGAATGGCAACGCCCACCAACCAGCTGATCAGAATGGGGCGAGGCCAACAGGTGCAGGTGACAGCTCGTCAACCCAACAGAGTAGTGAGTTAGAGACGACCAGTTTCTGCTCGTCTGAGGAAGACTCAGGAGGAAG GTTCAGCCAAtcaacagagcagagcagctcctCGCCGCGACTCGTCAGGCGACAGCGCCGCCGCCACCGGAAACCCAAAACCCAACGGATGGAgagg tcTGCGTCTTTCAGCAGTGTCACTGACTCCACCATGTCGCTCAACATCATCACTGTAACTCTGAACATGG agaaATATAACTTCCTGGGGATCAGTATAGTAGGTCAGAGTAAtgacagaggagatggagggattTATATCGGCTCCATCATGAAGGGAGGAGCTGTGGCAGCAGACGGACGCATCGAGCCTGGAGACATGTTACTGCAG GTGAACGACATCAACTTTGAAAACATGAGTAACGATGACGCTGTTCGAGTCCTGAGAGAGGTCGTCCACAAACCAGG TCCGGTGACATTAACGGTGGCAAAGTGTTGGGATCCAAACCCACGAGGCTGCTTCACGTTGCCGAGAA GTGAACCGGTCCGTCCCATCGACCCTGCTGCCTGGGTGTCTCACACTGCCGCCATGACTGGGAGGCTCCTCCCACACTATG GTGTCCATGAAGAAAACCATCTCACCATTCACAGCAACATCACAGCTGTTGTCAAGGCGATGGCCAATCCGGAGTCAGGCCTGGAGGTTCGGGACAGGATGTGGCTGAAGATAACCATCCCCAACGCCTTCATCG GTTCAGATGTGGTGGACTGGCTCCACCGTAATGTGGAAGGTTTCACGGACCGCCGTGAAGCCAGGAAGTATGCAGGAAACCTGCTGAAGGCCGGATACATCCGCCACACCGTCAACAAGGTCACCttctctgagcagtgctactaCGTGTTCGGAGACCTCTGTGGAG aTCTGGGTGTGATGTCTCTGCTGGATCACGAAGGAGGCTCCAatcaaggaggaggaggaccagaCAGTGACCCGTTGGCTCCGGCTTCAGGTGCTCAGTGGCCCCCAGCCTTCCCCTATCAGTACCCCGTCCCTCACCCCTACAGCtctccccaccccctccacaAGCTGCCAGCCTGggtaggaggaggagaaggaagtcAGCAAAGTGAAG gaagtcacagcAGTGGCTCAAACTGCAGTGACAGTCcgaaggaggaaggaggagggagccaatcagagcccacCAAACAACCGGGGACAGAGTCCCCTTGCGACAACAGCAACCAGCAACCCCCGACCTCCATCTCTGGTCTCCAGGGTAATAATGACTCAAAGGACCCCCCACTTGCTCCCTCGCCATCTCCAGGTCAGCGTCAAGACCTTTCCTCCGTCCCCCCTGAAATCTCTGCCTCTAGACAGTCCTTCCACCTGGCCATGGGAAACCCCAGTGATTTCTTTGTGGATGTCATGTGA
- the ap2m1b gene encoding AP-2 complex subunit mu-B isoform X1 has translation MLFEFLYKMIDVMMAYFSKITEVNVKNNLDLIYELLDEILDFGYPQNSGDRSSENLHHSAGHQEPVSVHMCVFVCVFICVFMCVYSGQVLSALVSGLVLMKHYPSRMPECKFEMNDKIVMDRQGKGGSSEDTGKRYRTTKDIILPLQSRPSGLRGGSDKTEGQGRHQVQLQVLTAGSEDGGTTSNLGGWKKKPTQRNQQL, from the exons ATGCTGTTCGAATTCCTCTACAAGATGATTGACGTGATGATGGCATACTTCAGTAAAATCACTGAAGTGAACGTCAAGAACAACTTGGACCTGATCTACGAGCTGCTGGACG AGATTCTGGACTTTGGTTATCCTCAGAACTCGGGAGACAGGAGCTCTGAAAACCTTCATCACTCAGCAGGGCATCAAGAGCCAG tgtCTGTTcatatgtgtgtctttgtgtgtgtgtttatctgtgtatttatgtgtgtgtattcaggtcAGGTGCTCAGCGCTCTCGTCTCAGGGCTGGTGCTGATGAAGCATTACCCGAGCAGGATGCCTGAATGTAAATTTGAGATGAATGACAAGATAGTCATGGACAGGCAGGGGAAAGGAGGAAGCTCTGAGGACACCGgcaagag GTACCGAACCACCAAAGACATCATCCTTCCCCTTCAGAGTCGTCCCTCTGGTCTGAGAGGTGGGTCGGACAAAACTGAAGGTCAAGGTCGTCATCAAGTCCAACTTCAAGTCCTCACTGCTGGCTCAGAAGATGGAGGTACGACCAGCAACCTCGGAGGCTGGAAAAAGAAGCCAACACAGAGGAACCAACAGCTGTAG
- the rnpepl1 gene encoding aminopeptidase RNPEPL1: MMAELHQTPTSLCCCRKSLPISGARCVGYSTWPSAAPGPGSPRCPLVDVASASNFSCFQLRHFHLDLRLNFAVKEMSGWLVLDLIPVQAGIHTLVLDSHPSLLIHSIDCKVPGAGQEEPVSLTYRIDPFTDYGSSLNISLPTAAVKPGRLIQITIRYITTDGPAIWWLDSELTCGQSRPLVFTQGHSVCNRSFFPCFDTPAVKSTYTATVRVPDGVTVLMSASRSSYSKQDRVFQFSMEFPVPSYLVALVAGELQHVDVGPRSRVWAEPCLLSCAVKKLGGSVERWLGVAEELFGPYLWGRCDIVFLPPSFPIVAMENPCLTFIIASILESSEFLLIDVIHEIAHGWFGNAVTNATWEEMWLSEGLATYAQRRITTEAYGEAFTCLETVVRLDALHRQLRLLGDNNPMSKLQVKFEPGVNPSTLMNLFTYEKGFCFVSYLSQLCGDVRRFDCFLRDYISQFKFKSVVAQDLIDYFLGYFPELQGAAVAQKEGLEFERWLSGCGPPLYEPDLSAGSTLIQPVQDLCDLWRSIESPDLQTLTTFDLSAWSTFQIVLFLDRMLDHSPLPHDVMVSLSGCYSTLFDGLNAEVQIRWLQMVVRNTFYPDLPRVRAFLHKHTSRMYTLPLYEDLVAGVMKCVAVEIFYQTQRRLHPNLRRTLQQILFQTSSAPANQNGQALSTLPPSPSPSTQPPQPAATATASAAAAGTTTAIALRDVNVSA; this comes from the exons GGCCTCAGCGTCTAACTTCAGTTGCTTCCAGCTGCGACACTTCCACTTGGACCTGCGGCTGAATTTTGCTGTGAAGGAGATGAGCGGCTGGCTGGTTCTGGATCTGATCCCAGTACAGGCGGGGATTCACACCCTCGTCCTGGACTCCCACCCCTCTCTGTTAATCCACTCCATAGACTGTAAGGTCCCTGGGGCCGGACAGGAGGAGCCCGTCTCCCTCACATACCGGATCGACCCGTTCACAGATTATGGATCATCGCTCAACATCAGCCTGCCAACAGCAGCCGTGAAACCAGGCCGACTGATCCAGATCACAATCCGCTACATCACCACAGATGGCCCGGCG attTGGTGGCTGGACTCTGAGCTGACCTGTGGTCAGTCTCGTCCTCTGGTCTTCACTCAGGGTCACTCTGTGTGTAACCGCTCCTTCTTCCCCTGCTTCGACACACCGGCCGTCAAGAGCACATACACCGCTACTGTCAGG gtCCCAGATGGAGTGACGGTTCTGATGAGTGCATCTCGGAGTTCCTACTCCAAACAGGACCGGGTCTTCCAGTTCTCCATGGAGTTTCCTGTCCCGTCTTACCTGGTGGCGTTGGTGGCAGGAGAGCTGCAGCACGTGGACGTCGGCCCGAG AAGTCGTGTGTGGGCAGAGCCATGTCTGTTGTCCTGTGCAGTGAAGAAGTTGGGAGGCAGTGTGGAGCGCTGGCTGGGCGTGGCCGAGGAGCTTTTTGGGCCTTACCTGTGGGGCCG GTGTGACATCGTGttcctccccccctccttcccGATCGTTGCCATGGAGAACCCCTGTCTCACCTTTATCATCGCCTCCATCCTGGAGAGCAGCGAATTTCTGCTGATTGACGTCATCCACGAGATCGCCCACGGCTGGTTCGGAAACGCCGTCACCAACGCCACGTGGGAGGAGATGTGGCTGAGTGAAGGGCTGGCAACATATGCCCAGAGGAGGATAACTACTGAGGCCTATG GTGAGGCGTTCACCTGTCTGGAAACTGTCGTGCGTTTGGATGCCCTCCACAGACAGTTGCGTCTCCTTGGAGACAACAACCCTATGAGTAAACTACAGGTCAAGTTTGAGCCAG gtGTTAACCCCAGCACTCTGATGAACCTGTTCACCTACGAGAAAGGTTTCTGTTTTGTGTCGTACCTGTCTCAGCTCTGTGGTGACGTCCGCCGCTTCGACTGTTTCCTCAGG gattACATCTCACAGTTTAAGTTTAAAAGCGTTGTGGCTCAGGACCTCATCGACTACTTCCTGGGTTATTTCCCCGAGCTGCAGGGCGCGGCTGTGGCTCAGAAAGAAG GTCTGGAGTTTGAGCGCTGGCTCAGCGGCTGTGGGCCTCCTCTGTATGAACCGGATCTGTCAGCAGGGAGCACTCTGATCCAGCCGGTCCAGGATCTGTGTGATCTGTGGAGGAGCATCGAGTCCCCAGACCTGCAGACCCTGACCACCTTTGACCTCTCAGCCTGGAGCACCTTTCAGATCGTCCTTTTCCTGGACCGCATGCTGGACCACTCACCGCTGCCACACG atgTGATGGTGAGTCTGTCTGGTTGTTACTCGACTCTGTTTGATGGTCTGAATGCTGAGGTTCAGATCCGCTGGCTGCAGATGGTGGTGAGGAACACATTCTACCCAGACCTGCCCCGTGTCCGGGCCTTCCTCCACAAACAC ACGTCCAGGATGTATACGTTGCCACTGTACGAAGACCTAGTTGCCGGGGTGATGAAGTGCGTTGCTGTGGAGATTTTCTACCAGACTCAGCGTCGCCTGCATCCAAACCTGAGACGGACGTTACAGCAGATCCTGTTCCAGACGAGCTCCGccccagccaatcagaatggTCAAGCTCTGTCCACGTTacccccttccccctccccctccacacaGCCACCACAGCCTGCTGCCACAGCAACAGCCTCTGCTGCCGCCGCTGGAACAACAACCGCTATCGCTCTGAGGGACGTCAACGTGTCAGCGTGA